Genomic DNA from bacterium:
TTGGTGAGATAGAAGCTAAGTTAACGGCAACAAAAGGTTTTCCTCTTCTTGGTGAAAGATCATGAATTTTCCTGGCAATCATATCTTTACCGGTTCCGGTTTCTCCCGCAATAAAAACTGTTTCGTTTGTAGGTGCAAAAATTTCAACCAGCTCAAAAACTTTGTGCATTACCGGTGAATCTGTAATAATATCAGAAAATATTCTTCTGCTTGGCTTATGCTCAAACAATGATCTCCTCAATGAATCTCTTTCAGATTCAAGAAGCTTTGTATCGATTGCTCTGCGAATAGTTAATAATAGTCTGTCTGTGTCCGGCGGCTTTGTAATAAATTCGTAAGCTCCGAGTTTGATGGCTTTTAGAGCAATCTGAACTTCGTGCACTGCAGTTATTACAACAACAGGGATTCCGGGATAAACCGCATATATTTTTTCAAGCAGTTCCAATCCGTTCATCTCTGGCATGAAAATGTCGAGAAGAATTAAATCAATGTCTGTTCTATCAAGCAAAGGTAGCACATTCAAAGGATTTGATTCCGTAATTACGTTTGCATAGCCTTCCTGGTTCAGGAAATCCTTCATTAATTCCAAATAAGAAGGTTCATCATCAACTATTAAGATCGGATTTTTCTCCACTTTGTTAATTCCCGCAGTTATTATCTGAATATTAAGAGCACCTATTTTAGATTTGTCTCCCGGCGTCAAAAATCGTGCAGACAATCTGATACTGTCGTAATACTGCAAATTTCTTTGATTTTGTTTATTTTGGAGTAGAAAATTTTTATAAATGCATAAAGCGAAGGACCAAATATGACTGCAAATTTCGATATGATTAAAGCCTTATATAATAATTACCGGGAAAAATTGACCGAAGTCCGAAAGGTGCTGAACAGACCATTAACGTATACTGAAAAAGTTTTATACACACATCTCTGGGACAATCCGACCAAAGAATTTCAAAGAGCTAAGGATTATGTTGAACTTTCACCAGACAGAGTTGCTATGCAGGATGCAACTGCTCAAATGGCACTTCTCCAATTTATGTCTTCAGGGAAAAAAACTACAGCCGTCCCATCCACAGTTCACTGTGATCATTTAATTCAAGCACAAGTTGGTGCAAAGGATGATTTGCTCAGAGCAAATGAGGAGAATAAAGAAGTCTTTGATTTTCTTCAAAGTATTTCTCAAAAGTATGGAATTGGTTTCTGGAAACCTGGTGCTGGAATTATTCATCAAGTAGTCCTTGAAAACTATGCTTTTCCCGGTGGAATGATGATCGGAACAGATTCTCACACACCAAATGCTGGTGGACTTGGAATGATTGCAATCGGAGTCGGCGGTGCTGATGCTGTTGATGTGATGGCTGGAATGCCTTGGGAATTAAAATGGCCAAAAATTATTGGTGTTAAGCTAACAGGCAAAATGAGTGGCTGGACTTCTGCCAAAGATGTGATTCTTAAACTAGCAGGAATTCTTTCTGTGAAAGGCGGTACTGGTGCAATAGTAGAGTATTTTGGTGAAGGAGCTTCATCAATTTCCTGTACAGGTAAAGGAACTATTTGTAATATGGGTGCTGAGATTGGTGCAACAACTTCAGTATTTCCTTTTGATGAAAAGATGTCATCTTATCTTAGAATTACAAAACGTGCTGATGTTGCTGCACTCGCTGAAGGTCTTGCAGATGAATTAAAATCTGATGATGCAGTTTTCAAAAATCCGGAAACGTATTTTGATCAGGTAATCGAAATTAATTTAAGCGAGCTTGAGCCACATCTGAATGGTCCATTCACACCGGACAAAGCATGGCCGATTTCACAAATGAAAGAAGCGGTTAAAAAAGAAAATTATCCCGATAAAATTTCGGTTGCTTTAATTGGAAGCTGCACAAATTCAAGTTATGAAGATATTGATCGCTCAGCAAGTATTGCAAAGCTTGCACTATCAAAAGGATTGAAAGCAAAATCTCAATTCACAATTACTCCGGGTTCTGAACAAGTTAGAGCAACCATTGAACGTGACGGTCAACTTAAGGCATTAACTGATATTGGAGGATTGATTCTTGCAAATGCTTGCGGACCGTGCATCGGAATGTGGAAGAGAATGGATATAAAAACAGGTGAAAAGAATACAATCGTAACTTCTTTCAACAGAAATTTTGCAAAAAGAAACGACGGCAATCCTGAAACACTTGCTTTTGTTGCTTCGCCAGAAATTACAACTGCGCTTGCGATTGCAGGAAGTCTTTCATTTAATCCGGTCACCGATGAACTTGTAAATGAAAAAGGAGAAAAAGTAAAATTGAATCCACCAACAGGAGAAGAACTCCCGCCAAAAGGATTTGATGAAGGAAGCAGCGGATTCATTGCACCAGCAAAAGATGGATCTTCAGTCGAAGTAAAAGTTGATCCAAAGAGTGAACGGCTTCAGTTGCTCGAACCATTCAAAAAATGGGATGGAAGAGATTTTACTGATCTTCCAGTACTTCTAAAAGCAAAAGGAAAATGCACAACAGATCATATTTCCATGGCAGGTCCATGGCTGAGATTCCGAGGACATCTTGATAATATTTCAAACAATATGTTCATCGGAGCAACAAATGCTTACAGCGGAGACACAGGAAAAGTAAAAAATATTCTTACCGATGAAACCAAATCCGTTCCGGAAGTTGCGCGTGAGTATAAAGCGAAGGGTATTGGTTGGGTAGTTATTGGTGATGAAAATTATGGTGAGGGTTCTTCACGTGAACATGCAGCAATGGAACCAAGATTTCTCGGTGGAAGAGCTATTATTGTAAAGAGCTTTGCAAGAATTCACGAAACAAATTTGAAGAAGCAGGGAATGCTGCCTTTAACTTTTGCTGATCCGAAAGATTATGATAAAATAAAAGAAGATGATAAAGTTGATTTGCTCGTCACTCAGCTTGCACCGGTCAAGCAATTGAAGATGATCGTCAAACATTCAGATGGAAGCAAAGATGAAATAATACTCAACCATACGATGAATGAAACACAGATTGGTTGGTTCAAAGCCGGTAGTGCGTTGAATTTAATTGCTGAGAAAAATAAAAACTAATATCATTTTAACTTAGAGTTTACAAACCCAATTTCTTTAAGAAATTGGGTTTGTTATTTCTGAAACTATAAATCGAGTGAATCAATGGAAAAATCAATTATAAAGTCATTTCTTAAAAGAATAGAATTATTTAAAGGCCTGGATGACATTCAGCTTCAGACAGTGGCTGATAAAATTTCGGTCGTGAACTTTCCGATAAACGGGATGGTCTTCGCAGAAAATAACATACGAGAAAATCTCTCAATAATTTATGAGGGCGAAGTTGAACTTTTCAAAACTACTCCATACGGTGGTGAGAAAAGATTATCCATTTTCGGGAAGTATGATTTTCTCGGTGAAGGAGCGTTGATGGATGATTCACCACATTCAACTTCAGCAAGAGCAACTGTTAATTCGGTAATCCTTCGACTTTCGAGAGATAAGTTCAAAGAATTAATGATTGAGCACAATGATGTAGCGATGGATATTCTTTCAAAGATTGCAAGGGTAATTTCACGAAGAATGAGTTCTGCAAATACAAGATCTGTCAATCTTGCTGCACAGTATCAATCAGGTCGAACAAGAAGCGAGCACGATTTGCTTGGCGATAGGGAAGTGCCGAATGAAGTTTATTACGGAGTTCAAACACTTCGTGCAATTGAAAATTTTAATATCAGCGGAGTTACGCTCAACTTTCATCCGGTAATTATTCAGGCTCTGGCAATGGTTAAAATGGCTGCGGCAAAAACCAATAACGAACTCGGACTTCTCTCAAAACCAGTTGCAGATGCAATTGTTCAGGCTTGCTCGGAAATAATAAATGGAAAGCTTCACACACATTTTATTGTTGATATGATCCAGGGTGGCGCCGGAACTTCCACAAATATGAATGCGAACGAGGTGATTGCAAATCGTGCGCTTGAAATTCTCGGTTACGAAAAAGGAGAATACAAATATTGTCATCCAAATAATCACGTAAATTTATCGCAGTCGACAAACGATGCTTATCCGACTTCTGTAAAGATTGCATTGATTCTTGCTAATCAAAAACTAATTGAAGTGTTAAAGGAATTAATTCAATCATTTCACAACAAAGCAAAAGAATTTTCTCATATAATTAAAATGGGAAGAACACAGCTTCAGGATGCTGTTCCGATGACAATGGGTCAGGAGTTTGAAGCTTATGCAGTTACTCTGGGAGAAGAAGTTGAAAGACTTGAACAGAACGTAAAACTTTTTCTTGAAGTTAATATGGGTGCAACTGCAATCGGAACAGGAATAAATTCGCATCCCGATTATAGTAAAAAAGTTGTTGCTCATTTACGTGACATTACAAAAATGGAAATTGTCCTCGCTCATAATTTAGTTGAAGCGACTCAGGACACCGGAGCTTTTGTAATGTATTCGTCTGCGGTAAAAAGACTTGCAGTAAAACTTTCAAAAATCTGTAATGATCTCCGACTTCTTTCATCCGGTCCCAGAACAGGAATTAATGAGATAAATCTACCGCCGATGCAGCCCGGTTCATCTATTATGCCGGGGAAAATAAATCCGGTTATTCCGGAAGTTGTTAACCAGATTGCATTTAAAGTAATAGGGAATGATTTAACTGTTACTCTCGCTGCGGAAGCCGGCCAGCTTCAGTTGAATGTATTTGAGCCGGTAATTGTCGAGAGTCTTTTTGAATCAATTGAAATGCTGAAAAACGGAATGATTACACTCAAGCAAAAATGTGTTGATGGAATAACTGTAAACGAAGACAGATGCAGATCGCTTGTTGAAAATAGTATCGGACTTGTGACTGCGCTCAATCCTGTGGGTTATGAAAGATCAACACAACTTGCAAAAGAAGCACTTGAAACCAACAAAGGAGTTTATGAATTGGTGCTTGAAAAGAATTTGCTCTCAAAAAAAGAACTGGATGAATTACTTAAACCAGAAAATATGATTAAGCCGAAGTGAGAAAAATCTTATTCGTCAACTTCATTCGCATACAACTTCTCACAAATGCTTGAAAGCATTTCTTTCTCAGCCGTTGTCAGCGAAGAGGAATAATTGAAAATAAATTTATCTATTTCAGGATTGATCTTTGTAAGAAGAGCAATTCCTTTTTTCGTTATTCGCGCAAGTGAAAGTCGTCTGTCCTCATCGGAATAATATCTTTCCACCAAATTGTCTTTTATTAACCTATCGATTAATCTTGTAACATCCGGGGCAGGCTCAACCATCCTTCGGATAATTTCGTGTCGGGGATATCCTTCCGGATGAGCACCTTTCAGAATTCTTAAGACATTGAACTGAGGAAGAGTAATATTAAAATAACTACAAACTGCTTCGAGTTTTGAATGAAGGTAACTCGATGCAATAAACAAATTCAACAAACCTTCCTGTTCAATCCCGCTGAACTTTTCCTGCTTCAATCGCTTTTTAAGTATTTCTCCCATAACCACTCTCAGTTTTAACAAATGTAATTATAGCAGTCGAAAAAAGAAACCCAAAGGAAAAAAATGTCTGTGAAAAAATGCTGTATAGATTAAGGACCGGCTTATTGCTATTTTCAACTGTCAAAATTCCATTAATAATTATTTACACTGAATGACGTTTCTAAATCCTGCTGTTTTATTTGGACTGATCGCCGCATCGATTCCAATCATAATCCACTTGCTGAATCTGAGGAAGTTGAAAAAAATTGAGTTCAGTACTCTTCAATTTCTTAAAGAACTTCAAAA
This window encodes:
- the aspA gene encoding aspartate ammonia-lyase; amino-acid sequence: MEKSIIKSFLKRIELFKGLDDIQLQTVADKISVVNFPINGMVFAENNIRENLSIIYEGEVELFKTTPYGGEKRLSIFGKYDFLGEGALMDDSPHSTSARATVNSVILRLSRDKFKELMIEHNDVAMDILSKIARVISRRMSSANTRSVNLAAQYQSGRTRSEHDLLGDREVPNEVYYGVQTLRAIENFNISGVTLNFHPVIIQALAMVKMAAAKTNNELGLLSKPVADAIVQACSEIINGKLHTHFIVDMIQGGAGTSTNMNANEVIANRALEILGYEKGEYKYCHPNNHVNLSQSTNDAYPTSVKIALILANQKLIEVLKELIQSFHNKAKEFSHIIKMGRTQLQDAVPMTMGQEFEAYAVTLGEEVERLEQNVKLFLEVNMGATAIGTGINSHPDYSKKVVAHLRDITKMEIVLAHNLVEATQDTGAFVMYSSAVKRLAVKLSKICNDLRLLSSGPRTGINEINLPPMQPGSSIMPGKINPVIPEVVNQIAFKVIGNDLTVTLAAEAGQLQLNVFEPVIVESLFESIEMLKNGMITLKQKCVDGITVNEDRCRSLVENSIGLVTALNPVGYERSTQLAKEALETNKGVYELVLEKNLLSKKELDELLKPENMIKPK
- a CDS encoding MarR family transcriptional regulator, which translates into the protein MGEILKKRLKQEKFSGIEQEGLLNLFIASSYLHSKLEAVCSYFNITLPQFNVLRILKGAHPEGYPRHEIIRRMVEPAPDVTRLIDRLIKDNLVERYYSDEDRRLSLARITKKGIALLTKINPEIDKFIFNYSSSLTTAEKEMLSSICEKLYANEVDE
- a CDS encoding aconitate hydratase produces the protein MTANFDMIKALYNNYREKLTEVRKVLNRPLTYTEKVLYTHLWDNPTKEFQRAKDYVELSPDRVAMQDATAQMALLQFMSSGKKTTAVPSTVHCDHLIQAQVGAKDDLLRANEENKEVFDFLQSISQKYGIGFWKPGAGIIHQVVLENYAFPGGMMIGTDSHTPNAGGLGMIAIGVGGADAVDVMAGMPWELKWPKIIGVKLTGKMSGWTSAKDVILKLAGILSVKGGTGAIVEYFGEGASSISCTGKGTICNMGAEIGATTSVFPFDEKMSSYLRITKRADVAALAEGLADELKSDDAVFKNPETYFDQVIEINLSELEPHLNGPFTPDKAWPISQMKEAVKKENYPDKISVALIGSCTNSSYEDIDRSASIAKLALSKGLKAKSQFTITPGSEQVRATIERDGQLKALTDIGGLILANACGPCIGMWKRMDIKTGEKNTIVTSFNRNFAKRNDGNPETLAFVASPEITTALAIAGSLSFNPVTDELVNEKGEKVKLNPPTGEELPPKGFDEGSSGFIAPAKDGSSVEVKVDPKSERLQLLEPFKKWDGRDFTDLPVLLKAKGKCTTDHISMAGPWLRFRGHLDNISNNMFIGATNAYSGDTGKVKNILTDETKSVPEVAREYKAKGIGWVVIGDENYGEGSSREHAAMEPRFLGGRAIIVKSFARIHETNLKKQGMLPLTFADPKDYDKIKEDDKVDLLVTQLAPVKQLKMIVKHSDGSKDEIILNHTMNETQIGWFKAGSALNLIAEKNKN